GCAGGAGACGGGCGAGCTTCTCGACCCCCACACGGCGGTGGGGTATGCGGTGGCACGCAAGGAACGGGGTTATCTGGGCCCCATGGTGACGCTGGCGACCGCGCACCCGGCCAAATTCCCCGACGCGGTCGAGGCGGCGGCCGGCACAAGACCGGGCTTGCCGCCGCGCCTTGCACCCCTCATGATGGCAGAGGAGAGGGTGAGCGTGCTGGCCAATGACCCGGAAGCGGTCAAAGCCTTCATCTCCGAACGGGTCGCAGGTTAGGTTTAGTCTGGGTGTGGCATGAGCGTTGAAATTTCGCGTCTTGACAATGGCCTGCATGTGGTGACCCACAGCATGCCGCATCTCGAGACGGTGGCGCTCGGTATCTGGGTGAAAGCAGGTTCGCGCGACGAATTGCCGGAAGAGAACGGCATCGCCCACTTCCTCGAGCATATGGCCTTCAAGGGCACGAAAAAGCGCTCCGCTCAGGCTATCGCCGAGGAGATCGAATCCGCCGGTGGCGAGATCAACGCCTCGACCGGTATGGAAACCACCACCTACTATGCCCGTGTCCTCAAGAACGACTGGCCGCAGGCGCTCGACATCCTGTCCGACATTCTCACCGAGTCGGTCTTCGACCCGGACGAGCTCGAGCGTGAGCGGCATGTCATCCTGCAGGAGATCGCCGCCGCCGGCGACACGCCCGATGATCTCGTCTTCGACCTGGCACAGAGCGCCGCCTTCGGCTCGCATCCTCTCGGCCGGCCGATCCTCGGCGTGCACGACCTCATCGCCAAAGTCTCGCGCGACGAGATCCTCGCCTGGCGAAATCGCAATTACTGGGCCTCGCGCATGGTGGTGGCGGCGGCCGGCAATATCGACCATCAGGCGCTGCGCCGTGAAGCCGAGAAGCTTCTGGGCAATCTGAGCTCTGGCGTCCCGCCCGGCCGCAACCGGCCCGATTTCGTCTCGCATACCGAGCTCGCGCAGAAGCCGCTCGATCAGACCCATATGGTCCTGTCCTTTGCCGCTCCCGGCTACCGAAACCCCGAGATCTACCGGCTCCAGGTGTTGTCGAGCCTCCTGGGCGGGGGGCATGTCCTCGCGCCTTTTCCAGGAAGTGCGCGAAAAGCGCGGACTCTGCTACAGCGTGTTCTCTTTCGCTTCCGCCTACGAGGATGCCGGCCAGTTCGGCGTCTATGCGGCCACCTCGCCTGACGACACGCCCGAACTCGTCGACGTCACCGCCGATGTCATGCTGTCGACGGCGAAGAGCGTCACCGAGGTCGAAGTGGCGCGCGCCAAGGCGCAGCTCAAGGCGAGCTTGGTAATGAGCCTCGAAAGCGCCACCGGGCGGGCCGATCAGATCGCCCGCCAATATCTGGCCTTCGGCGAGGTGCCGGCGATGGAGACTCTGGTCGCCAAGATCGATGCCGTCACCGCCGATCACGTGGCCGGCCTCGCCCATTCCCTGTTCCGCGGCCAGTCGCCGGCCTTGAGCGCCGTTGGCCAGCTCTCCACCTTGACCCCCTATGCCAAGATCAAGGCGCAGTTTAACTGATGGTCTTTCTTCGTAGCCCCTTCGCGCGTGATCTGCCCCCCATCCTGATGCAGGACGGCGTCGAGCTGCGGGTCCCGGAAATGGCCGATTATGAGAGCTGGGCGGCCTTGCGTCTCGAGAGCCGCGCCTTTCTTGTTCCCTGGGAGCCGGCCTGGCCGCAGGACGACCTGACCCGCACTGCCTTCAGGAGCAGGGTCAAGCGCTATATGCGCGACATCGAGAGTGACAGCGCCTATCCGTTCTTCGTGTACCGCGCCCAGGACGACAGGTTCATCGGCGCCATTACCTTGTCCAATGTCCGCCGCGGCGTGGCGCAGGCGGGCTCGGTCGGCTATTGGACCGGCAGCCCCTATATACGCCAGGGATACATGACGGCGGCGATGAGCGCTCTCATGCCCTTCGCCTACGGGCATCTGCACCTGCACCGTGTCGAGGCGGCCTGCCTGCCCGTCAATCTGGCATCGATCCGGCTACTGACGAAATGCGGTTTCAGGCAGGAGGGGTTGGCCCGCCGCTACCTCAAGATCAATGGCCGGTGGGAGGATCATCTCCTCTTCGCCCGCCTCGCCGACGATAGATAATACCCGCCAAACTTGCCATTATCGGCGTCAGGCGATAACCACGGGAATTGATTCGCATCTAAGGCGGGATTCTGAAAGTGTACGCCGGTTCTTTACGCTACTCCCGCTTTTGTTTAGGGGCCGGTTGAATGGCCTTGCTGCGCGCATCTATTGCTCTATTCCTCCTGCTGGTCCTGTCCCTGCCGGCCACGGCGCAGGACAAGGTTGTGGATTCGGTCTTCGCCGGCCCGACACTCGATCTCTTCCCGTATCTTCTGGCGGTCGAAACCGACAAGCCGGTCGTGACGATCAGGACCGCCGAGGATGCGACCGGCCTTGTCATGGAGCTGCCCGCGAAGGGGACGGAACCCGTCCACCGCTGGGTGGTGGTGACCTTGGCCAACAGCGGCTCGGAAGCGCGCGATCTGGTCGTTTCCACACCGCATCAGGGATTTGCCGGGTCGGGCGTCATCTGGCCGAAGCCGATCGGCTCGCGCATCCAGAATGTCGTCGCCGCCGGCCAGGCCACGATCGCGCCTTTGCGCGTCATCAATGCGGACGCTTTCGCCTTGCGCATCGAGCCCAAGGGCCGGGTGACGGTCGCCATGGAACTCACGCGCGCCGGTCTCGACGAAATCGAGCTGTGGCAGCGCGCCGCCTTCGATGGCAGGGTCGAGCAGAACGGTTTCTATCGTGGCGTGATCCTCGGTATCGCCATGGTGCTCGGCGTCATCGCTCTCTCGCTCTATGCCGTGCGCAGCATCGCCGTCTTTCCCTTCGCGTCGGTCTTCATCTGGGCGTCCATCGGCTTCATTGCGCTCGAATCGGGATATTTGCCCCAGATCAACGACGTCCTGCCCAAGCGATACGAGCTGGGGCCCGAGATCCGGGCGGTGATCGAAGGCCTGATGCTGATCGGCCTCATACTCTGCCTGGTCTCCTTCGCCGATCTGCGCAAGCGTCGGCCGGTGGCCGGCAATGTCCTGCTCCTCGTCGCCGGCCTTATGCTTGCTCTGCCGGTCTATGGCTGGTTCGAGCCGGCGCGCGCTTCCGGCATGGCGCGGCTGCTTTTTGCCGCCGTGGCTGGTTTCGGTCTCTTCATCCTCTTCGCCATGTTGCGCGAGGGGCTGGCGCGCGCGCGCCTCGCTCCTCTCCTGGGTCTTGATCGTGGCCTGGACGCTGCTCGCCGGCGTTGTCGCGCTGACCCCCGCCGCCGACAGCATCGCCAAGGCATTTCTTTCGGCAGGTCTGGTCCTCGTCATCCTCACCATGTGCTTTACCCTGGCGCAGTTCGCTTTCGGCCAGGCGTTCCTCGCTCAGCGCTTCTTCGCCGAGGATGCACGCCGCGCCCTGGCGCTGGCCGCCTCGCAGCAATGCGTGTGGGACTGGCAGGTGGAGGAGGGCCATCTCCATGTCGGCGAGGACATTGAGAAGATGCTGGGGCTGCGCAAGGGCAGCCTCAAGGACAAGACCCCCGAGTCCTGGCTCGAGGTCATTCATCCGGCCGATCGCAGCGCCTATCTCGCCGCCATCGAGGAGGCGGAGCGGCGCGGCCAGGGCGGCTTCTCGCAGGAGTTCCGTTTGCGCCGTGGCGATGGCACCTATCGCTGGTTCCTGCTCAGGGCGCGCGCCATTCCGGGGCCCGAGCAGCGGGCGGCCCGCTGCATCGGCACGCTGAGCGATATCACCGCGACGCGCCGCGCCCAGGACCAGTTGCTGAGCGATGCGGTGCATGACCGCGTCACCGGGCTTCCCAACCGGGCACTGCTGGTCGACCGCATCGAGCGCGAAATCAGCGCGGCGGGACGCAAGCCCGTCAACAATCTCTATCTCATGCTCATCGATCTCGATCGCTTCAAGGCGGTGAATGACGGACTTGGGCATGAGACGGGCGACGGCCTGCTCAAGATCGTCGGCCGCAGACTTGCGGCGATCGCGAGCGAATATGACACCGTGGCGCGCATGCCGGGCGATCAGTTCGCCATCCTCTTCCATGGCGACAAGCCGAAGCGCGATATCCTGCCGTTCACGGATAAGGTGCGCGCCACCGTTTCGAAGCCGGTGAACATGCGCCCGCAGGAGATATTCCTCACCGCCAGCATCGGCGTCTCGGCGCTGCGCGAGGGCAGCCTCGCCGCCGAGGGTCTGATCAAGGATGCTGCCGTGGCGCTCTATGAGGCGAAGCGGCGCGGCAAGGACACGGTCGAGTTCTTTCGGGAGGCCATGCGCGACGACCGTACCGAGCTGGTTGTGCTGGAGGCGGAACTGCGCCGCGCGCTGGAGCGCAACGAGATCGAGGTTCTTTATCAGCCGGTGGCCCGGCTCGCCGATATGGAGCTCGCCGGCTTCGAGGCTCTCATGCGCTGGCGCCATAAGACCCTGGGGCTTCTGGCGCCC
This genomic stretch from Nordella sp. HKS 07 harbors:
- a CDS encoding pitrilysin family protein, which translates into the protein MFSFASAYEDAGQFGVYAATSPDDTPELVDVTADVMLSTAKSVTEVEVARAKAQLKASLVMSLESATGRADQIARQYLAFGEVPAMETLVAKIDAVTADHVAGLAHSLFRGQSPALSAVGQLSTLTPYAKIKAQFN
- a CDS encoding GNAT family N-acetyltransferase, whose translation is MVFLRSPFARDLPPILMQDGVELRVPEMADYESWAALRLESRAFLVPWEPAWPQDDLTRTAFRSRVKRYMRDIESDSAYPFFVYRAQDDRFIGAITLSNVRRGVAQAGSVGYWTGSPYIRQGYMTAAMSALMPFAYGHLHLHRVEAACLPVNLASIRLLTKCGFRQEGLARRYLKINGRWEDHLLFARLADDR
- a CDS encoding pitrilysin family protein, with translation MSVEISRLDNGLHVVTHSMPHLETVALGIWVKAGSRDELPEENGIAHFLEHMAFKGTKKRSAQAIAEEIESAGGEINASTGMETTTYYARVLKNDWPQALDILSDILTESVFDPDELERERHVILQEIAAAGDTPDDLVFDLAQSAAFGSHPLGRPILGVHDLIAKVSRDEILAWRNRNYWASRMVVAAAGNIDHQALRREAEKLLGNLSSGVPPGRNRPDFVSHTELAQKPLDQTHMVLSFAAPGYRNPEIYRLQVLSSLLGGGHVLAPFPGSARKARTLLQRVLFRFRLRGCRPVRRLCGHLA